A single genomic interval of Megalobrama amblycephala isolate DHTTF-2021 linkage group LG17, ASM1881202v1, whole genome shotgun sequence harbors:
- the tubb2 gene encoding tubulin beta-2A chain, whose product MREIVHIQAGQCGNQIGAKFWEVISDEHGIDPTGSYQGDSELQLERISVYYNEASGNKYVPRAILVDLEPGTMDSVRSGPFGQIFRPDNFVFGQSGAGNNWAKGHYTEGAELVDSVLDVVRKESENCDCLQGFQLTHSLGGGTGSGMGTLLISKIREEYPDRIMNTFSVMPSPKVSDTVVEPYNATLSVHQLVENTDETFCIDNEALYDICFRTLKLTTPTYGDLNHLVSATMSGVTTCLRFPGQLNADLRKLAVNMVPFPRLHFFMPGFAPLTSRGSQQYRALSVPELTQQMFDAKNMMAACDPRHGRYLTVAAIFRGRMSMKEVDEQMLSVQNKNSSYFVEWIPNNVKTAVCDIPPRGLKMSATFIGNSTAIQELFRRISEQFTAMFRRKAFLHWYTGEGMDEMEFTEAESNMNDLVSEYQQYQDATADEVGEYEEDDLEDEEDVRH is encoded by the exons ATGAGGGAAATTGTACATATCCAAGCCGGACAGTGCGGCAACCAGATTGGTGCCAAG TTTTGGGAGGTGATAAGTGATGAACATGGGATTGATCCCACTGGCAGTTATCAAGGTGATAGTGAACTGCAGCTGGAGAGGATAAGTGTTTATTACAATGAGGCATCTG GAAACAAATATGTCCCTCGTGCCATCCTGGTGGACCTGGAGCCTGGCACTATGGACTCGGTCCGCTCTGGCCCATTTGGACAGATCTTCAGGCCAGATAATTTTGTGTTTG GTCAAAGCGGAGCTGGGAACAATTGGGCCAAAGGCCACTACACAGAGGGAGCAGAGCTGGTGGACTCAGTGCTGGATGTGGTAAGGAAGGAGTCCGAGAACTGCGACTGCCTTCAGGGCTTCCAGCTCACACACTCCCTGGGCGGAGGCACCGGGTCTGGTATGGGCACTCTCCTCATTAGCAAGATCCGTGAGGAGTACCCTGACCGGATCATGAACACTTTCAGTGTCATGCCTTCACCCAAAGTGTCAGACACAGTGGTGGAGCCCTACAATGCTACACTCTCTGTGCATCAACTGGTGGAGAACACCGACGAGACCTTCTGCATTGACAACGAAGCACTCTACGACATCTGCTTTCGCACACTCAAACTTACCACTCCTACTTACGGTGACCTGAACCACCTTGTTTCGGCAACCATGAGCGGAGTCACCACTTGCCTGCGATTCCCGGGCCAACTTAACGCCGACCTGCGCAAGCTGGCAGTCAACATGGTGCCATTCCCTCGCCTCCACTTCTTCATGCCTGGCTTTGCACCTCTGACAAGTCGTGGAAGCCAGCAGTACCGTGCCCTTTCAGTGCCAGAGCTAACGCAGCAGATGTTTGATGCCAAGAACATGATGGCAGCCTGCGACCCACGCCACGGCCGCTACCTCACCGTGGCAGCCATCTTCCGTGGCCGCATGTCCATGAAGGAGGTGGATGAGCAGATGCTGAGTGTTCAGAACAAGAACAGTAGCTATTTCGTGGAATGGATCCCAAACAACGTCAAGACCGCAGTCTGCGACATCCCACCACGTGGGCTCAAAATGTCTGCCACATTCATCGGCAACAGCACAGCCATTCAAGAGCTGTTCCGCAGGATTTCAGAGCAGTTCACCGCCATGTTCAGACGCAAGGCTTTCCTGCACTGGTACACTGGCGAGGGAATGGATGAGATGGAGTTCACAGAGGCAGAGAGCAATATGAATGACCTGGTCTCTGAGTATCAGCAGTACCAAGACGCCACTGCTGATGAAGTGGGCGAGTATGAGGAGGACGATCTTGAAGATGAGGAAGACGTTCGCCATTGA
- the ssx2ipa gene encoding synovial sarcoma, X breakpoint 2 interacting protein a isoform X2 yields the protein MNVDMGDWWTPTMMPDPSLDTKELSSISGISMSPSRRNSHHSLHSTMALPKTSYSVLSAFCTEENISQCIAYISQEVCSLGLTGVSLECKSGGLSAVPVLNLLYEVLQLQRRAQRALHELESQQLKNGSDLEHLQHSNCRLKDQLEHTRRENSGLHEGERQLQLKIKTLQNCLKSEKEEVQKLQSIISSRATQYNHDTKRKERECSKLKERLNQLLVDKRDKKLAIEVSNYVGRSDGKRSLWKTGKMEARHEGEMYRALLSDYETRQRSLMLENSELKKVLQHMKKDMIAILSPKKLCVKTEPADDSLEQAGSEGEEETADSSRETLEQSCEQAREQLTNSIRLQWRKLKSHMERLDSQVSLVACQEREAEELMSRKEHEEEMQRIRLELQQCKEFIHMQQQLLQQLSAPCDDETAALLNDCYTLEEKERLKEEWRLFNEQKRNFERERKNFTEAAIRLGHERKTFEEDRAAWLKTQFLNMTPFVDRKRPALPEPHSALSISTEPEAKLQSTPPLLTKSLSYTVFSTPKAAPVKMPSTADLYRTLQLIPESRGHGKCQSGEMLPKSRLRSCSTDCSVISLVRDENSPI from the exons ATGAATGTTGACATGGGAGATTGGTGGACTCCAACGATGATGCCAGATCCGTCTCTCG ACACCAAAGAGCTTTCCAGTATTTCTGGGATCAGCATGTCTCCCTCCAGGCGAAACTCTCATCATTCACTGCACTCCACCATGGCTCTGCCCAAAACCTCCTACAGCGTGTTAAGTGCGTTCTGCACTGAGGAGAACATATCGCAGTGCATCGCATATATCAGTCAG GAGGTGTGTTCGCTGGGCTTGACTGGAGTGAGTTTGGAGTGTAAATCGGGCGGTCTGAGTGCCGTGCCGGTTCTGAACCTGCTGTATGAAGTGCTGCAGCTGCAGAGGAGAGCTCAGCGTGCCCTACATGAGCTGGAGAGCCAGCAGCTGAAGAACGGCAGTGACCTCGAGCACCTGCAGCACAGCAACTGTAGACTCAAA gATCAGCTGGAGCACACGAGGAGAGAGAACTCAGGTCTGCATGAGGGTGAGCGACAGCTACAGTTGAAGATCAAAACCTTACAGAACTGCCTCAAGTCTGAGAAAGAGGAA GTGCAGAAACTGCAGAGCATCATCTCCAGTCGTGCCACACAGTACAACCATGACACCAAGCGTAAAGAGAGAGAGTGCTCCAAACTGAAGGAGCGGCTCAACCAGCTGCTCGTGGACAAGAGAGACAAGAAACTCG CCATTGAAGTGTCAAACTATGTGGGAAGGTCAGATGGCAAGAGAAGCCTTTGGAAGACGGGCAAGATGGAGGCCAG GCACGAGGGTGAGATGTACAGGGCTCTGCTGAGTGACTATGAGACGCGGCAGAGATCTCTGATGCTGGAGAACTCAGAGCTTAAAAAAGTCCTTCAGCACATGAAGAAGGACATGATCGCCATTCTGAGTCCAAAGAAACTCTGTGTCAAAACGGAGCCAGCAGATGACAGCCTAGAGCAG GCTGGCTCTGAGGGCGAGGAGGAGACGGCTGACTCCAGTCGAGAGACTCTAGAGCAGTCATGTGAGCAGGCGCGAGAGCAGCTGACCAACAGCATCCGCCTGCAGTGGAGGAAGCTCAAGAGCCACATGGAGAGACTCGACAGCCAAG TGTCTCTGGTGGCGTGTCAGGAGCGTGAGGCAGAGGAGCTGATGTCCAGGAAGGAACATGAGGAGGAGATGCAGCGGATAAGACTGGAGTTGCAGCAGTGTAAAGAGTTCATCCACATGCAGCAGCAGCTTCTACAG CAGCTCAGTGCACCATGTGACGATGAGACAGCAGCTCTGTTGAATGACTGCTACACGCTGGAGGAGAAAGAGCGACTGAAAGAGGAATGGAGACTCTTCAATGAGCAGAAAAGAAACTTTGAGCGAGAAAGGAAGAATTTCACTGAAGCTGCTATTCGCTTGGGACATGAG AGGAAAACGTTTGAGGAGGATCGAGCTGCATGGCTGAAGACCCAGTTTTTGAACATGACTCCATTTGTAGACCGCAAAAGACCTGCATTGCCTGAACCTCACAGTGCTTTATCAATCA GTACTGAACCCGAGGCCAAACTGCAGTCCACTCCACCCCTCCTGACCAAGTCCCTGTCCTACACAGTGTTCTCCACCCCTAAAGCTGCTCCGGTGAAGATGCCCTCCACAGCTGACCTCTACCGCACGCTTCAGCTCATTCCAGAGAGCAG AGGCCATGGGAAATGTCAGAGTGGTGAGATGTTGCCCAAGTCACGTCTGCGCAGTTGCTCTACAGACTGCAGCGTCATCTCGTTGGTCAGAGATGAGAACAGCCCCATCTGA
- the ssx2ipa gene encoding synovial sarcoma, X breakpoint 2 interacting protein a isoform X1, producing MNVDMGDWWTPTMMPDPSLDTKELSSISGISMSPSRRNSHHSLHSTMALPKTSYSVLSAFCTEENISQCIAYISQEVCSLGLTGVSLECKSGGLSAVPVLNLLYEVLQLQRRAQRALHELESQQLKNGSDLEHLQHSNCRLKDQLEHTRRENSGLHEGERQLQLKIKTLQNCLKSEKEEVQKLQSIISSRATQYNHDTKRKERECSKLKERLNQLLVDKRDKKLAIEVSNYVGRSDGKRSLWKTGKMEARHEGEMYRALLSDYETRQRSLMLENSELKKVLQHMKKDMIAILSPKKLCVKTEPADDSLEQAGSEGEEETADSSRETLEQSCEQAREQLTNSIRLQWRKLKSHMERLDSQVSLVACQEREAEELMSRKEHEEEMQRIRLELQQCKEFIHMQQQLLQQQLSAPCDDETAALLNDCYTLEEKERLKEEWRLFNEQKRNFERERKNFTEAAIRLGHERKTFEEDRAAWLKTQFLNMTPFVDRKRPALPEPHSALSISTEPEAKLQSTPPLLTKSLSYTVFSTPKAAPVKMPSTADLYRTLQLIPESRGHGKCQSGEMLPKSRLRSCSTDCSVISLVRDENSPI from the exons ATGAATGTTGACATGGGAGATTGGTGGACTCCAACGATGATGCCAGATCCGTCTCTCG ACACCAAAGAGCTTTCCAGTATTTCTGGGATCAGCATGTCTCCCTCCAGGCGAAACTCTCATCATTCACTGCACTCCACCATGGCTCTGCCCAAAACCTCCTACAGCGTGTTAAGTGCGTTCTGCACTGAGGAGAACATATCGCAGTGCATCGCATATATCAGTCAG GAGGTGTGTTCGCTGGGCTTGACTGGAGTGAGTTTGGAGTGTAAATCGGGCGGTCTGAGTGCCGTGCCGGTTCTGAACCTGCTGTATGAAGTGCTGCAGCTGCAGAGGAGAGCTCAGCGTGCCCTACATGAGCTGGAGAGCCAGCAGCTGAAGAACGGCAGTGACCTCGAGCACCTGCAGCACAGCAACTGTAGACTCAAA gATCAGCTGGAGCACACGAGGAGAGAGAACTCAGGTCTGCATGAGGGTGAGCGACAGCTACAGTTGAAGATCAAAACCTTACAGAACTGCCTCAAGTCTGAGAAAGAGGAA GTGCAGAAACTGCAGAGCATCATCTCCAGTCGTGCCACACAGTACAACCATGACACCAAGCGTAAAGAGAGAGAGTGCTCCAAACTGAAGGAGCGGCTCAACCAGCTGCTCGTGGACAAGAGAGACAAGAAACTCG CCATTGAAGTGTCAAACTATGTGGGAAGGTCAGATGGCAAGAGAAGCCTTTGGAAGACGGGCAAGATGGAGGCCAG GCACGAGGGTGAGATGTACAGGGCTCTGCTGAGTGACTATGAGACGCGGCAGAGATCTCTGATGCTGGAGAACTCAGAGCTTAAAAAAGTCCTTCAGCACATGAAGAAGGACATGATCGCCATTCTGAGTCCAAAGAAACTCTGTGTCAAAACGGAGCCAGCAGATGACAGCCTAGAGCAG GCTGGCTCTGAGGGCGAGGAGGAGACGGCTGACTCCAGTCGAGAGACTCTAGAGCAGTCATGTGAGCAGGCGCGAGAGCAGCTGACCAACAGCATCCGCCTGCAGTGGAGGAAGCTCAAGAGCCACATGGAGAGACTCGACAGCCAAG TGTCTCTGGTGGCGTGTCAGGAGCGTGAGGCAGAGGAGCTGATGTCCAGGAAGGAACATGAGGAGGAGATGCAGCGGATAAGACTGGAGTTGCAGCAGTGTAAAGAGTTCATCCACATGCAGCAGCAGCTTCTACAG CAGCAGCTCAGTGCACCATGTGACGATGAGACAGCAGCTCTGTTGAATGACTGCTACACGCTGGAGGAGAAAGAGCGACTGAAAGAGGAATGGAGACTCTTCAATGAGCAGAAAAGAAACTTTGAGCGAGAAAGGAAGAATTTCACTGAAGCTGCTATTCGCTTGGGACATGAG AGGAAAACGTTTGAGGAGGATCGAGCTGCATGGCTGAAGACCCAGTTTTTGAACATGACTCCATTTGTAGACCGCAAAAGACCTGCATTGCCTGAACCTCACAGTGCTTTATCAATCA GTACTGAACCCGAGGCCAAACTGCAGTCCACTCCACCCCTCCTGACCAAGTCCCTGTCCTACACAGTGTTCTCCACCCCTAAAGCTGCTCCGGTGAAGATGCCCTCCACAGCTGACCTCTACCGCACGCTTCAGCTCATTCCAGAGAGCAG AGGCCATGGGAAATGTCAGAGTGGTGAGATGTTGCCCAAGTCACGTCTGCGCAGTTGCTCTACAGACTGCAGCGTCATCTCGTTGGTCAGAGATGAGAACAGCCCCATCTGA